Proteins from a genomic interval of Nematostella vectensis chromosome 5, jaNemVect1.1, whole genome shotgun sequence:
- the LOC116610131 gene encoding uncharacterized protein LOC116610131 isoform X1 → MMLKALLLVGLLIAVSADKQQDEQLSLYELERSSQSDSNVGHVIEHYPSPLSAEEQDAPAKSKCCQPENDGGGREEDSLQDKEGMIDIGREEDGLQDKEGMIDGGREEDGLQEKEGMIVEDDSDKKEDSFTEFDSPKKEKSGKNRKGFSTDRILPCRKKKFNSKSHKCCYGRIIPKYLKCEMFLRCGKNFYNLRDYRYCGNHYIFNRRFHKCCHNQVIPILEQCQQMQVCGMKPYDMEKNACCNNKHIYNPDTHRCCFGKLIAVDKPCVMKYHTVPHAFCGRESYDPLRYRCCNHQHIYNPKTSKCCFIHVIPLDAACIKLLQCGKKFYDPLKEKCAKNKYVYNPKIYKYCYGRIIPVKQHCIKLPRCGKRFYNPIKYRCAHNKYIYNPKTHKYCYGRIIPKGKHCVKLPRCGKRFYNPMKYRCAHNKYIYNPKTHKYCYGRIIPIKKHCVKLPRCGKNFYNSMKYRCAHNKYIYNPKTQKYCYGRIIPKRKHCVKLSRCGKHFYNPKQYRCANNEYIYDPKKYKFCYGRIIPVQGHCLKLSRCGKQFYNPKKYKCAHNKYIYDPKMYKNCYGRIIPVTNKCVKLSKCGKHFYDPQRYKCAHNRYIYDPKMYKNCYGRIIPVTKKCVKLSKCGKHFYDPQEYRCAHNRYIYDPKMYKNCYGRIIPVAKKCVKLLKCGKHFYDPQEYRCAHNKYIYDPKMYKHCYGRIIPVTKKCVKLLKCGKHFYDPQEYRCAHNKYIYDPKMYKHCYGRIIPVTKKCVKLSKCGKHFYDPQEYRCAHNKYIYDPKMYKHCYGRIIPVTKKCVKLSKCGKHFYDPQEYRCAHNKYIYDPKMYKHCYGRIIPVTKKCVKLSKCGKHFYDPQEYRCAHNRYIYDPKMYKYCYGRIIPKRKHCVKLPRCGKRFYNPMKYRCAHNKYIYNPKTHKYCYGRIIPKGKHCVKLPRCGMRFFNPTKYRCAHNKYIYNPKTHKYCYGRIIPKGKHCVKLPRCGKRFYNPMKYRCAHNKYIYNPKTHKYCYGRIIPKGKHCVKLPRCGKRFYNPIKYRCAHNKYIYNPKTHMYCYGRIIPKREQCLKLPRCGKKFYNPIKYRCAHNKYIYNPKTHKYCYGRIIPKEKHCVKLPRCGKRFYNPMKYRCAHNKYTYNPKTHKYCYGRIIPKEKHCVKLPRCGKKFYNPIKYRCAHNKYIYNPKTHKYCYGRIIPKEKHCVKLPRCGKRFYNPMKYRCAHNKYIYNPKTHKYCYGRIIPKGKHCVKLPRCGKRFYNPMKYRCAYNKYIYNPKTHKYCYGRIIPKREQCLKLPRCGKRFYNPIKYRCAHNKYIYNPKTHKYCYGRIIPKGKHCVKLPRCGKRFYNPMKYRCAHNKYIYNPKTHKYCYGRIIPKGKHCVKLPRCGKRFYNPMKYRCAHNKYIYNPKTHKYCYGRIIPKRKHCVKLPRCGKRFYNPMKYRCAHNKYIYNPKTHKYCYGRIIPKGKHCVKLPRCGKKFYNPIKYRCAHNKYIYNPKTHKYCYGRIIPKEKHCVKLPRCGKRFYNPMKYRCAHNKYIYNPKTHKYCYGRIIPKGKQCVKLPRCGKRFYNPMKYRCAYNKYIYNPKTHKYCYGRIIPKREQCLKLPRCGKRFYNPIKYRCAHNKYIYNPKTHKYCYGRIIPKGKHCVKLPRCGKRFYNPMKYRCAHNKYIYNPKTHKYCYGRIIQKGKHCVKLLRCGKRFYNPMKYRCAHNKYIFNPKTHKYCYGRIIPKREQCLKLPRCGKIFYNPIKYRCARNKYIYNPKTHKYCYGRIISISAHCSHVSHLPQVKGCQALIEKNHYDPRKFKCCGNRLVYNVKTDKCCNGKVIPKNKHCVELPRCGKRFYNPMKYRCAHNKYIYNPKTHKYCYGRIIPKGKHCVKLPRCGKRFYNPMKYRCAHNKYIYNPKTHKYCYGRIIQKGKHCVKLLRCGIRFYNPMKYRCAHNKYIYNPKTHKYCYGRIIPKGKHCVKLPRCGMRFYNPIKYRCAHNKYIYNPKTHKYCYGRIIPKGKHCVKLPRCGKLFYNPMKYRCAHNKYIYNPKTHKYCYGRIIPKGKHCVKLPRCGKRFYNPMKYRCAYNKYIYNPKTHKYCYGRIIPKGKHCVKLPRCGKRFYNPMKYRCAHNKYIYNPKTHKYCYGRIIPKGKHCVKLPRCGKLFYNPMKYRCAHNKYIYNPKTHKYCYGRIIPKGKHCVKLPRCGKLFYNPMKCRCAHNKYIYNPKTHKYCYGRIIPKGKHCVKLPRCGKLFYNPMKYRCVHNKYIYNPKTHKYCYGRIIPKGKHCVKLPRCGKRFYNPMKYRCAHNKYIYNPKTHKYCYGRIIPKGKHCVKLPRCGKLFYNPMKYRCAHNKYIYNPKTHKYCYGRIIPKGKHCVKLPRCGKLFYNPMKYRCAHNKYIYNPKTHKYCYGRIIPKGKHCVKLPRCGKRFYNPIKYRCAHNKYIYNPKTHKYCYGRIIPKGKHCVKLPRCGKLFYNPMKYRCAHNKYIYNPKTHKYCYGRIIPKGKHCVKLPRCGKLFYNPMKYRCAHNKYIYNPKTHKYCYGRIIPKGKHCVKLPRCGKRFYNPMKYRCAHNKYIYNPKTHKYCYGRIIPKGKHCVKLPRCGKLFYNPMKYRCAHNKYIYNPKTHKYCYGRIIPKGKHCVKLPRCGKRFYNPMKYRCAHNKYIYNPKTHKYCYGRIIPKGKHCVKLPRCGKLFYNPMKYRCAHNKYIYNPKTHKYCYGRIIPKGKHCVKLPRCGKLFYNPMKYRCAHNKYIYNPKTHKYCYGRIIPKGKHCVKLPRCGERFYNPIKYRCAHNKYIYNPKTHKYCYGRIIPKGKQCVRLPRCGKLFYNPMKYRCAHKYIYNPKTHKYCYGRIIPKGKQCVRLPRCGKRFYNPMKYRCAHNKYIYNPKTHKYCYGRIIPKGKHCVKLPRCGKRFYNPMKYRCAHNKYIYNPKTHKYCYGRIISISAHCSHVSHLPQVKGCQAIMEKNHYDPRKFKCCGNRYVYNVKIQKCCFGRVVPLRTVCEKAFTCGHRSYNPRTSRCCDGRKVYDYRREKCCCNGAVVPIQGACVKLARCGAAFYDPIKSRCCDNRCVYNPKTNKCCRGRVVSLKIRCG, encoded by the exons GTTTTTCGACAGACAGGATTTTGCCATGCAGAAAAAAGAAGTTTAACAGCAAGTCGCACAAATGCTGCTATGGACGCATAATACCTAAGTATCTGAAGTGTGAGATGTTCCTCCGATGTGGCAAAAACTTTTACAACCTTCGAGACTATCGATACTGCGGTAACCACTACATCTTCAACAGAAGATTTCACAAGTGCTGTCACAATCAAGTTATCCCTATCCTAGAACAATGCCAGCAAATGCAAGTGTGTGGGATGAAACCTTATGACATGGAAAAGAATGCGTGTTGTAACAATAAACACATTTACAACCCTGATACCCACAGGTGCTGTTTTGGGAAGCTGATAGCAGTAGACAAGCCATGTGTGATGAAGTATCATACAGTACCGCACGCGTTTTGTGGGCGAGAGAGCTATGACCCGCTAAGATATAGATGTTGCAATCATCAACACATCTATAATCCCAAAACCAGCAAATGCTGCTTTATTCATGTCATTCCATTAGATGCAGCTTGTATAAAACTCTTACAATGCGGAAAAAAGTTTTACGACCCACTGAAAGAGAAATGTGCGAAAAACAAGTACGTCTACAATCCCAAGATATATAAATACTGCTACGGAAGAATCATCCCAGTAAAACAACACTGCATCAAACTTCCCCGATGTGGAAAAAGATTCTACAACCCCATAAAGTACAGATGTGCACACAACAAGTACATCTACAACCCCAAGACCCACAAGTACTGCTATGGAAGAATAATCCCTAAAGGGAAACACTGCGTCAAGTTGCCGCGATGTGGAAAGCGATTCTACAACCCAATGAAGTACAGATGTGCACACAACAAGTACATCTACAACCCCAAGACCCATAAGTACTGCTATGGAAGAATTATTCCAATAAAAAAGCACTGTGTCAAGCTTCCACGATGTGGAAAAAACTTCTATAATTCAATGAAGTACAGATGTGCACACAATAAATACATCTACAATCCTAAGACCCAGAAGTACTGCTATGGTAGAATCATCCCTAAAAGAAAACACTGCGTCAAACTTTCAAGATGTGGGAAGCATTTCTACAATCCCAAACAGTACAGATGTGCAAATAATGAATACATCTACGACCCAAAAAAGTACAAATTCTGCTACGGAAGAATAATCCCAGTTCAAGGACACTGTTTGAAACTTTCGCGATGTGGGAAGCAGTTTTACAATCCCAAAAAGTACAAATGTGCACACAACAAATACATCTACGATCCCAAAATGTATAAGAATTGCTATGGAAGAATTATCCCAGTGACAAACAAATGCGTAAAACTTTCCAAATGTGGGAAGCATTTCTACGACCCACAAAGGTACAAATGTGCACACAACAGATACATCTATGACCCCAAAATGTATAAGAACTGCTATGGAAGAATTATCCCAGTGACAAAGAAATGCGTCAAACTTTCGAAATGTGGGAAACATTTCTACGACCCGCAAGAGTACAGATGTGCACACAACAGATACATCTACGATCCCAAAATGTACAAGAATTGCTATGGACGAATCATCCCAGTGGCAAAGAAATGCGTCAAACTTTTGAAATGTGGGAAGCATTTCTACGACCCGCAAGAGTACAGATGTGCACACAACAAATACATCTACGATCCCAAAATGTATAAGCACTGCTATGGAAGAATCATCCCAGTGACAAAGAAATGCGTCAAACTTTTGAAATGTGGGAAGCATTTCTACGACCCGCAAGAGTACAGATGTGCACACAACAAATACATCTACGATCCCAAAATGTATAAGCACTGCTATGGAAGAATTATCCCAGTGACAAAGAAATGCGTCAAACTTTCAAAATGCGGGAAGCATTTCTACGACCCGCAAGAGTACAGATGTGCACACAACAAATACATCTACGATCCCAAAATGTATAAGCACTGCTATGGAAGAATTATCCCAGTGACAAAGAAATGCGTCAAACTTTCAAAATGCGGGAAGCATTTCTACGACCCGCAAGAGTACAGATGTGCACACAACAAATACATCTACGATCCCAAAATGTATAAGCACTGCTATGGAAGAATTATTCCAGTGACAAAGAAATGCGTCAAACTTTCAAAATGTGGGAAACATTTCTACGACCCGCAAGAGTACAGATGTGCACACAACAGATACATCTACGATCCCAAAATGTATAAGTACTGCTACGGAAGAATTATCCCTAAAAGAAAACACTGCGTAAAACTACCGCGATGTGGAAAGCGATTCTACAACCCAATGAAGTACAGATGTGCACACAACAAGTACATCTACAACCCCAAGACCCACAAGTACTGCTATGGAAGAATCATCCCTAAAGGAAAACACTGCGTCAAGTTGCCGCGATGTGGAATGCGATTCTTCAATCCAACGAAGTACAGATGTGCACACAACAAGTACATCTACAACCCCAAGACCCACAAGTACTGCTATGGAAGGATCATCCCTAAAGGCAAACACTGCGTGAAGTTGCCGCGATGTGGAAAGCGATTCTACAATCCAATGAAGTACAGATGTGCACACAACAAGTACATCTACAACCCCAAGACCCACAAGTACTGCTATGGAAGAATCATCCCTAAAGGAAAACACTGCGTGAAGTTGCCGCGATGTGGAAAGCGATTCTACAACCCTATAAAGTACAGATGTGCACACAACAAGTACATCTACAACCCCAAGACCCACATGTACTGCTATGGAAGAATAATCCCTAAACGAGAACAGTGCTTAAAGCTGCCGAGATGTGGGAAGAAATTCTACAACCCAATAAAGTACAGATGTGCACACAACAAGTACATCTACAACCCCAAGACCCACAAGTACTGCTATGGAAGAATAATCCCTAAAGAAAAACACTGCGTCAAGTTGCCGCGATGTGGGAAGCGATTCTACAATCCAATGAAATACAGATGTGCACACAACAAGTATACTTACAACCCCAAGACCCACAAGTACTGCTATGGAAGAATAATCCCTAAAGAAAAACACTGCGTCAAGTTGCCTAGATGTGGGAAGAAATTCTACAACCCAATAAAGTACAGATGTGCACACAACAAGTACATCTACAACCCCAAGACCCACAAGTACTGCTATGGAAGAATAATCCCTAAAGAAAAACACTGCGTCAAGTTGCCGCGATGTGGAAAGCGATTCTACAACCCAATGAAGTACAGATGTGCACACAACAAGTACATCTACAACCCCAAGACCCACAAGTACTGCTATGGAAGGATCATCCCTAAAGGCAAACACTGCGTCAAGCTGCCGCGATGTGGAAAGCGATTCTACAACCCAATGAAGTACAGATGTGCATACAACAAGTACATCTACAACCCCAAGACCCACAAGTACTGCTATGGAAGAATAATCCCTAAACGAGAACAGTGCTTAAAGCTGCCGCGATGTGGAAAGCGATTCTACAACCCAATAAAGTACAGATGTGCACACAATAAGTACATCTACAACCCCAAGACCCACAAGTACTGCTATGGAAGAATCATCCCTAAAGGAAAACACTGCGTGAAGTTGCCGCGATGTGGAAAGCGATTCTACAACCCAATGAAGTACAGATGTGCACACAACAAGTACATCTACAACCCCAAGACCCATAAGTACTGCTATGGAAGGATCATCCCTAAAGGCAAACACTGCGTCAAGTTGCCGCGATGTGGAAAGCGATTCTACAATCCAATGAAATACAGATGTGCACACAACAAGTACATCTACAACCCCAAGACCCACAAGTACTGCTATGGAAGAATCATTCCGAAAAGAAAACACTGCGTCAAGTTGCCGCGATGTGGAAAGCGGTTCTACAACCCAATGAAGTACAGATGTGCACACAACAAGTACATCTACAACCCCAAGACCCATAAG TACTGCTATGGAAGAATCATCCCTAAAGGCAAACACTGCGTCAAGTTGCCTAGATGTGGGAAGAAATTCTACAACCCAATAAAGTACAGATGTGCACACAACAAGTACATCTACAACCCCAAGACCCACAAGTACTGCTATGGAAGAATAATCCCTAAAGAAAAACACTGCGTCAAGTTGCCGCGATGTGGAAAGCGATTCTACAACCCAATGAAGTACAGATGTGCACACAACAAGTACATCTACAACCCCAAGACCCATAAGTACTGCTATGGAAGGATCATCCCTAAAGGCAAACAGTGCGTCAAGCTGCCGCGATGTGGAAAGCGATTCTACAACCCAATGAAGTACAGATGTGCATACAACAAGTACATCTACAACCCCAAGACCCACAAGTACTGCTATGGAAGAATAATCCCTAAACGAGAACAGTGCTTAAAGCTGCCGCGATGTGGAAAGCGATTCTACAACCCAATAAAGTACAGATGTGCACACAATAAGTACATCTACAACCCCAAGACCCACAAGTACTGCTATGGAAGAATAATCCCTAAAGGAAAACACTGCGTGAAGTTGCCGCGATGTGGAAAGCGATTCTACAACCCAATGAAGTACAGATGTGCACACAACAAGTACATCTACAACCCCAAGACCCACAAGTACTGCTATGGAAGAATCatccaaaaaggaaaacactGCGTAAAGCTACTACGATGTGGAAAGCGATTCTACAACCCAATGAAATACAGATGTGCACACAACAAGTACATCTTCAACCCCAAGACCCACAAGTACTGCTATGGAAGAATCATCCCTAAACGAGAACAGTGCTTAAAGCTGCCGAGATGTGGGAAAATATTCTACAACCCAATAAAGTACAGATGTGCACGCAACAAGTACATCTACAACCCCAAGACCCACAAATACTGCTATGGAAGAATTATTTCAATAAGTGCGCATTGTTCTCACGTTTCCCATCTTCCTCAAGTTAAAGGCTGCCAAGCACTTATTGAAAAGAATCACTACGACCCTCGTAAGTTCAAGTGCTGCGGGAATCGTTTGGTCTACAATGTCAAGACCGATAAATGCTGCAACGGAAAAGTCATCCCTAAAAACAAACATTGCGTTGAGCTGCCGCGATGTGGAAAGCGATTCTACAATCCAATGAAGTACAGATGTGCACACAACAAGTACATCTACAACCCCAAGACCCACAAGTACTGCTATGGAAGGATCATCCCTAAAGGGAAACACTGCGTCAAGTTGCCGCGATGTGGGAAGCGATTCTACAACCCAATGAAGTACAGATGTGCTCACAACAAGTACATCTACAACCCCAAGACTCACAAGTACTGCTATGGAAGAATCatccaaaaaggaaaacattgCGTAAAGCTACTACGATGTGGAATACGATTCTACAACCCAATGAAATACAGATGTGCACACAACAAGTACATCTACAACCCCAAGACCCACAAGTACTGCTATGGAAGAATCATCCCTAAAGGGAAACACTGCGTCAAGTTGCCGCGATGTGGAATGCGATTCTACAACCCAATAAAGTACAGATGTGCACACAACAAGTACATCTACAACCCCAAGACCCACAAGTACTGCTATGGAAGAATCATCCCTAAAGGCAAACACTGCGTCAAGTTGCCGCGATGTGGAAAGCTATTCTACAACCCAATGAAGTACAGATGTGCACACAACAAGTACATTTACAACCCCAAGACCCACAAGTACTGCTATGGAAGAATCATCCCTAAAGGGAAACACTGCGTCAAGTTGCCGCGATGTGGGAAGCGATTCTACAACCCAATGAAGTACAGATGTGCATACAACAAGTACATCTACAACCCCAAGACCCATAAGTACTGCTATGGAAGGATCATCCCTAAAGGCAAACACTGCGTCAAGCTGCCGCGATGTGGAAAGCGATTCTACAACCCAATGAAGTACAGATGTGCTCACAACAAGTACATCTACAACCCCAAGACCCACAAGTACTGCTATGGAAGAATCATCCCTAAAGGCAAACACTGCGTCAAGTTGCCGCGATGTGGAAAGCTATTCTATAACCCAATGAAGTACAGATGTGCACACAACAAGTACATCTACAACCCCAAGACCCACAAGTACTGCTATGGAAGAATCATCCCTAAAGGCAAACACTGCGTCAAGTTGCCGCGATGTGGAAAGCTATTCTATAACCCAATGAAGTGCAGATGTGCACACAACAAGTACATCTACAACCCCAAGACCCACAAGTACTGCTATGGAAGAATCATCCCTAAAGGCAAACACTGCGTCAAGTTGCCGCGATGTGGAAAGCTATTCTATAACCCAATGAAGTACAGATGTGTACACAACAAGTACATCTACAACCCCAAGACCCACAAGTACTGCTATGGAAGAATCATCCCTAAAGGGAAACACTGCGTGAAGTTGCCGCGATGTGGAAAGCGATTCTACAACCCAATGAAGTACAGATGTGCACACAATAAGTACATCTACAACCCCAAGACCCACAAGTACTGCTATGGAAGAATCATCCCTAAAGGCAAACACTGCGTCAAGTTGCCGCGATGTGGAAAGCTATTCTATAACCCAATGAAGTACAGATGTGCACACAACAAGTACATCTACAACCCCAAGACCCATAAGTACTGCTATGGAAGAATCATCCCTAAAGGCAAACACTGCGTCAAGCTGCCGCGATGTGGAAAGCTATTCTATAACCCAATGAAGTACAGATGTGCACACAACAAGTACATCTACAACCCCAAGACCCATAAGTACTGCTATGGAAGAATCATCCCTAAAGGGAAACACTGCGTCAAGTTGCCGCGATGTGGAAAGCGATTCTACAACCCAATAAAGTACAGATGTGCACACAACAAGTACATCTACAACCCCAAGACCCACAAGTACTGCTATGGAAGGATCATCCCTAAAGGCAAACACTGCGTCAAGTTGCCGCGATGTGGAAAGCTATTCTATAACCCAATGAAGTACAGATGTGCACACAACAAGTACATCTACAACCCCAAGACTCACAAGTACTGCTATGGAAGGATCATCCCTAAAGGCAAACACTGCGTCAAGTTGCCGCGATGTGGAAAGCTATTCTATAACCCAATGAAGTACAGATGTGCACACAACAAGTACATCTACAACCCCAAGACCCACAAGTACTGCTATGGAAGAATCATCCCTAAAGGGAAACACTGCGTGAAGTTGCCGCGATGTGGAAAGCGATTCTACAACCCAATGAAGTACAGATGTGCACACAATAAGTACATCTACAACCCCAAGACTCACAAGTACTGCTATGGAAGGATCATCCCTAAAGGCAAACACTGCGTCAAGTTGCCGCGATGTGGAAAGCTATTCTATAACCCAATGAAGTACAGATGTGCACACAACAAGTACATCTACAACCCCAAGACCCACAAGTACTGCTATGGAAGAATCATCCCTAAAGGGAAACACTGCGTGAAGTTGCCGCGATGTGGAAAGCGATTCTACAACCCAATGAAGTACAGATGTGCACACAATAAGTACATCTACAACCCCAAGACCCACAAGTACTGCTATGGAAGAATCATCCCTAAAGGCAAACACTGCGTCAAGTTGCCGCGATGTGGAAAGCTATTCTATAACCCAATGAAGTACAGATGTGCACACAACAAGTACATCTACAACCCCAAGACCCATAAGTACTGCTATGGAAGAATCATCCCTAAAGGCAAACACTGCGTCAAGCTGCCGCGATGTGGAAAGCTATTCTATAACCCAATGAAGTACAGATGTGCACACAACAAGTACATCTACAACCCCAAGACCCACAAGTACTGCTATGGAAGGATCATCCCTAAAGGCAAACACTGCGTCAAGTTGCCGCGATGTGGGGAGCGATTCTACAACCCAATAAAGTACAGATGTGCACACAACAAGTACATCTATAACCCCAAGACCCACAAGTACTGCTATGGAAGAATCATCCCTAAAGGGAAACAATGCGTCAGGTTGCCGCGATGTGGAAAGCTATTCTATAACCCAATGAAGTACAGATGTGCACACAAGTACATCTATAACCCCAAGACCCACAAGTACTGCTATGGAAGAATCATCCCTAAAGGGAAACAATGCGTCAGGTTGCCGCGATGTGGAAAGCGATTCTACAACCCAATGAAGTACAGATGTGCACACAACAAGTACATCTACAACCCCAAGACCCACAAGTACTGCTATGGAAGAATCATCCCTAAAGGCAAACACTGCGTCAAGTTGCCGCGATGTGGAAAGCGATTCTACAACCCAATGAAGTACAGATGTGCTCACAACAAGTACATCTACAACCCCAAGACCCACAAGTACTGCTATGGAAGAATAATCTCAATAAGTGCGCATTGTTCTCACGTTTCCCATCTTCCTCAAGTTAAGGGCTGCCAAGCAATTATGGAAAAAAATCACTACGACCCTCGTAAGTTCAAGTGCTGCGGGAACCGCTATGTCTACAATGTGAAGATCCAAAAATGCTGCTTCGGTCGTGTCGTGCCGTTGCGCACGGTGTGCGAGAAGGCATTCACCTGTGGCCATCGCTCATACAATCCCCGTACATCTAGGTGCTGCGACGGCCGTAAAGTGTACGACTACCGACGTGAGAAATGCTGCTGTAATGGTGCCGTGGTGCCTATCCAAGGCGCATGCGTGAAGCTCGCTCGTTGCGGCGCTGCGTTCTATGATCCTATCAAGTCGAGGTGTTGTGATAATCGCTGTGTTTATAATCCCAAAACCAACAAGTGCTGTAGAGGCCGTGTCGTCTCATTAAAGATAAGGTGTGGGTAG